A single window of Cottoperca gobio chromosome 9, fCotGob3.1, whole genome shotgun sequence DNA harbors:
- the LOC115013890 gene encoding rab5 GDP/GTP exchange factor-like, with amino-acid sequence MWTDKQRGIRVSQEELLCKNACGYYGNPVWQGFCSKCWREKAHPAGASRQDTRPRNDGTPLTFSKFEEKKSTEKGRRINTMRRLFWGSPSPPKHQESSESHANVLKAYQSLEAGDFTGFLKILKSPSSQRLQSRCTAFLNTMEAYHDLPVEKQSDLVQDFYQSFAEYFNSFPEAQVTQIMEHVEKLIMTRLHKWVFCHDSCDDEQKDLALQRRIRSLNWITPQMLSVPFPDKKTAVTGDPFLPAITAIIEMDAKRAPQDKLACVSKCSQHVFEALSTSNSEPANADDFLSGLVYVVLKANPPRLHSNMQYVIRFGLPHSLMAGESGYYFTNLSCAVAFIDKLDGPALNLSPEEFEGYMLRQRAPSVGKRQQVASETQHLLEDLKGRQEKLDQGMDSLNVQLQNWVHAVHSQLDEATAQFALGQKEIKAQTEPSHDSSSSSHDSSPQGDDKDESVLKLTDQHAGSQDTDC; translated from the exons ATGTGGACGGATAAGCAAAGAGGAATCCGAGTTTCTCAGGAGGAGCTGCTCTGCAAGAACGCCTGTGGGTATTATGGAAACCCTGTATGGCAAGGCTTCTGCTCCAAGTGCTGGAGAGAGAAAGCACATCCAGCTGGAGCCTCGAGGCAAGACACAAG GCCGAGAAATGATGGAACTCCTCTCACATTCTCCAAGTTTGAGGAGAAGAAAAGCACTGAGAAAGGTCGTCGAATCAACACAATGAGGAGACTCTTCTGGGGCAGCCCATCGCCTCCTAAACATCAAG AGTCTTCTGAAAGCCATGCTAATGTGTTGAAAGCTTACCAGAGCCTCGAGGCCGGGGACTTCACTGGTTTCCTAAAGATACTAAAGAGCCCTTCCTCCCAGCGCTTGCAGTCCCGATGTACAGCCTTCCTCAACACAATGGAGGCTTACCAT GATCTGCCGGTAGAGAAGCAGTCAGATCTTGTGCAGGATTTCTACCAGTCTTTTGCTGAATATTTTAACA gttTTCCTGAGGCTCAGGTCACTCAGATAATGGAGCATGTAGAGAAGTTAATAATGACACGGTTGCACAAATGGGTTTTCTGCCATGACAGCTGTGATGACGAACAGAAGGACCTGGCTCTCCAGAGGAGGATACG CTCCTTAAACTGGATCACTCCGCAGATGCTGAGCGTACCTTTTCCTGATAAAAAGACTGCAGTCACAGGCGACCCCTTTCTGCCTGCTATAACAG cTATAATCGAGATGGATGCTAAACGAGCGCCTCAGGACAAACTTGCATGTGTGTCCaaatgcagtcagcatgtcTTTGAAGCGCTCTCCACTTCAAACAGTGAGCCTGCTAATGCTGATGACTTCCTGTCAGGCTTGGTTTATGTGGTGCTGAAGGCCAATCCACCTCGCCTGCACTCCAACATGCAATATGTGATTCGTTTTGGTCTCCCTCACAGTCTGATGGCAGGAGAGAGTGGCTACTATTTCACAAATTTG TCTTGTGCCGTGGCCTTCATCGATAAGCTAGATGGACCAGCTCTCAACCTCAGTCCAGAGGAGTTTGAGGGCTACATGCTGCGTCAGCGTGCTCCCTCTGTAGGAAAGAGGCAGCAGGTTGCCAGTGAGACACAACATCTGTTAGAAGACCTTAAAGGCAGACAGGAGAAGCTGGACCAAGGGATGGATTCTCTTAATGTGCAGCTACAAAATTGGGTCCATGCTGTTCATTCACAACTGGATGAGGCAACGGCCCAGTTTGCTCTGGGACAGAAGGAGATAAAAGCTCAGACTGAGCCCTCACATGattcttcatcctcatctcatgACTCATCACCGCAAGGCGACGACAAAGACGAGTCTGTGTTGAAGCTTACGGATCAACATGCAGGTTCACAAGATACAGACTGTTAG